One Deinococcus hopiensis KR-140 genomic window, GGAATGGTGCACGAGTGCAGTCCTGGGTAAAGCAGGAATTGGAGAAGGACGTGCATCTGAGCCGCTGTTATGCGTTTTTGGATGCGGTGGGATATAGCCTCCAGGTCCCTCGGCCTCGACATGTCGAGGCCAACCAGGTCACTCAGGAAGCGTTCCAAAAAAAATCCTCCCAGCCGTGGTCCAAGCAGCTACGGCGCGTACTGAAGCAACTGGACGAGCGGTAGAAGTCTGGTGCATGGATGAACACCGTGTGGGATTGAAACCCCTCGTCGGCAAACAATGGTCCGAGCGAGGCAAAGCACCGACCGTGCGTGTCCAACACCGGTATGAATGGCTCTATATCAGTGCGTTCGTCTGTCCTCAGACGGGAGAGAGCCAGTACTGGTTGTTGCCGACGGTCAATACGGCGGCCTTCCAGGCTGTGCTCGATCGCTTTGCCCTCGACACACAGGCTGGAAAGACGCGGGAGATCATCTTGGTCTTGGATGGTGCGGGGTGGCATGCCACGCCGCAGTTAAAGTGCCCACCGGGCATCGAGCTCGTCTTCTTGCCGCCCTACTCCCCAGAGTTGCAACCCGCCGAACGCCTTTGGTCCCTCACCGATGCTCCCTTGAAGAATCGTCACTTCGAAACCCTGGAAGACCTGACCGTGTTGCTTGCGGAGCAGTGTCGTCGGTTGGAACAGCAGAGGGAGAGAATCCGTTCTCTCACCTTCTTCCATTGGTGGCCTTGCATAACAAATTAATCGGAATCCGTATGAGTCATCTGAGATGGTTCAGTTTGGAAAAAAAACGTCCAGGACGGCTTCCCACCTCATATTGAGGGCGTGCTTAAGGGAAATGACCGTGCTGGACGGCTCCCACTCCGCCATGCTCACTTCCTGTGGCCGCAAGCAGCATCGGGACAACCTGCAGGTCGTCCTGAGCTGCTTCCTGGAGGCGTTGGGGATCTTCCGGTTTCATGCGTCTACCGCAAAATCACCTGGGGCCATCAGCCGCTTTCTCAACCACCAGCGCTGGAGTTTGCGTACCCTCCTGCGAGTGGTGCGCCAACATGCCCTGGACACGTTCCAGGCCTCCCTGGGTGGACGCTGCGGGCGTCCACCGCTGATGGAGATCATCGTCGACACGACCTCCATCGCGAAAGAAGGCGTGTTTGCTGAACTGGACGGCTGGATCCATACCTTGAATGGGATCCGTGGCCTGCATGTCGTCATGCTGTACCTCTGCTGTGGGGACCTCCGTTTGCCCTGGGGGTTCAAGATCTGGTCTGTCTTAGCCACGCCCTCACGCCCAGACCTGGCGTTGCGGCTGGTTCAGCACCTCCCAAGAGCGATCCGCTCGCGAGCCAAACAGGTGCACCTTCTTGCAGATGCCGGGTTTGGCGGCGCCACCTTCATGGCTGGGATTCGAGCGCTCGGCCTGGAATTTACCGTGGGGATGCGGGCGGATCGGCTGACCGTAAGCGGTCAGCAAAGACATCACGGCGCAGCAGCGTCGGGTCTTCCTCCAAGGTCTGTCTGACCTTCCCTTGTGGCTGTACTGGATCTGGCTTCCCGGCCAACAGGGAGAACGGCAGGAACAACGCTTTCTCGTGTCCTCCCGGCGGAGGACGCCCAGGACCGCGAAGCAAACAGGTCGGCGCAGGTGGAAGATCGAGGCCCTCTTCAAAACGTTGAAGAGCCGCTTTGCCTCCCTGCAAATTCGGCCAGAAGACCAAACTGGGCGTCCTGCGCTCCCTCTGTCTGAGCCTGGCCTGTTTTCTGCTCTGTCACTTCGAGTACCTGGACCAAACCGGGTCAGGCCAAGCGGATTCCGCTTGGCCTGATTGGGGCACTTTCGCTCGACAGGTACGCATAAAATATGTCGGCTGGGTGCCGCTTTTCGAGTTGGAAAGGACGCAGAAGCAGATTTTAGCTGTCTGGGACGAGAACCAGCGCCATGCTGCCTAAACTGAAAGATCTCAGTCACGACACCTTGAGATGCCTCGCGAGTCGGAAGCGCTGTCGCCTCAAGAAGAAAGCCGGGAAGGGAAACCCCGCGCCCCCCGTAAGGCACGAACAAGCTCAGAAATGCCCCTCTAGGCGAACGTTACAAGGCGCTTACGCGCAAGGAAAATGAGGTCAAACCGAGTGTTCGTTCTCAACCCAGACCGTACTCCGCTGATGCCATGCACGGCAAAAAGGGCGCGGAAGATGCCGGAAGCAGGGAGAGCTGCCATGCTACCCGTTCACCATCATTCTCAAGGCCGGGTCCGCTCGCCAGTCTCAAGCTCCTCGCTCTGAAGCTGGATCCCGGCTCCAAGACCACGGGGATGGCCCTCGTGCTGGAGGGCAAGACGGGCAAGCAGTGCATCTGGGGCGCAGAACTCGCGCACCGGGGCCTTGCCATCAAACTCAAGCTCCAGGCAAGGCGAGGGCCGCGATCCAGTCGCCGGAGTCGGAAGCTTCGTCATCGACCCGCCCGCTTCCTGAACCGCACCAGGCCCGCTGGTTGGCTACCTCCGTCCTTGATACACCGCGTCCTGACCATCATTTCCTGGGCGAGACGATTGGACGCCGCTGGACCCGTTCGCAATGGAGTTGGTCAGCTTCGATACCCAGAAGATGATGAACCCCGACATGGAGCAGGGGGAAGACCAGAAAGGAACCCGGTTCGGCACCGAGGTCCGCGCCTACTTGCGGCAGAAATGGGAGGACAAGTGCGCCTACTGCGGGAAGAAGGGCGAGGAAGTGGAGCGTCTTGCCCCCCGGAGTCGGGGTGGCTCCAACCGCGTCACCAACCTGGTCTGGTCCTGCCGGAAGTGCAACGAAGCCAAAGGCAACCTGACCCTTGAAGAGTTCCTGGCGAAGAAGCCCGCCGTGCTGCGGAGGATTCAGCAACAGCAGCAAACCAGCCTTGTGGATTCCGCTGCGGTCAACGCGACGAAGTACCGCCTGCTGGACGAGTTGAAGCGGTTCGGCTACCCCGTGGAAATGGGCAGCGGAGCACAGACCAGCTCCAACCGCCACCAGCAAGGCTACGAAAAGGCGCACTGGGTTGATGCGGCGTGCGTCGGGCCGTCGGGCGAGCAAGTACGGGTCGCGCCCCTGAAGCCGCTGAAGGTCACCCGTAGGGGGCGGGGAAATCGTCAGATGTGCGGCACAAACAAATACGGATTCCCCATCCGGCACCGGAGCTGCCAGAAGGTGTTCTTCGGCTTTCAAACGGGGAACAGGGTGTGGGCCGTCGTGACGTCGGGCAAGAAGGCGGGGACGTATAGCGGGCGTGTCTCCGTCCGTGCCACGGGCAGCTTCAAGCTTCCGCAGGTGGACGGCCTTTATCATCGATTTTTCTCGACCTTGCGCAAAGGAGATGGCTACAGCGACAGCTTTTCGGAGCGCCAAGTGCGCTCGCCCCCTTTCCTCCCCTTGCTTCAGGCAAGGGGAGGAAAGGGGGCCTTTGGTGAGGGCTGAGCAACGTGTCACTCCCTTGTCACGCCAGGACAAGTAGGGTGGTTCCATGAGAAACAACAAACTGGAAGCCCACCAGTTTGCCAACTTCCCACCCAGAACACGTTTTTCTCCTGCTCGTTCCGTTGTGATTGGATCGTTTTATGGGCGATCCAATCAGAATTTGTATAAGCCGAAAAGCGGCTTTAGGAGAGGGTATCCTGACAACACATTCCCTGTATTTTCATTCGTCATGGTGAGTCACTAGAGCATTCGTCCCAATTGCGCCGCGAATGGACGGGCATCCCTCACGGCTCCCCATTCTCTCCAAGGCTCATTCGAGTTCGCCCGCTGGGCTCGGTCGAAAAGAAGTCCTTTTTTTAACAGATGCTCCAAGCGTGTTCTTGTGTCACATTTCACAAGTTCTTCTCGAATTCCCATGGGAGGAGGCTGCGTCGCCGTCTATCCCCAAATTCTGGAGCTTCAATGCATGTACTTACCCATTACACGGCGCTTGCTGCCTGTCAACCGCAAGCCCAAGTTCTTGACGACGGTCAATTGCTGGTGGTCGACAGTGGCCTTGCGAGCGACACCTTTAACGTCATTACCTGTGCGTGCCTCAGCGCTTCACAGGCGTCGACCCGCATCAAGAAAGCCATTCAGATGTTTGGGAACCGTCCATTTTCCTGGTGGGTTGGTCCTCAGGACCAACCGGCGGGTCTGCCTGAGCTTCTTGTTGCCGAGGGTCTGGTTCACGCGGAAGACGAAACTGCGATGGCGACCGATTTGACAGAGTCCACTCAGGTTTCGAGTGAACCGACAACGCTGCATATTCGCCGTGTTGTGAACGAGGAGGATTTGTTTGGGTACGCTCAGGTAATCGCTGCGAACTGGACGCCTCCAGATCCCGAAGTCAAACGCTTTTACGGCAATGCCGTGAACGAGGTCTTGAGGCCGGCCAGTCCGGTGGTGCTCCTGATCGGCTGCCTTGAGGACCAGGTGGTCGCAACTGCCGAATTATGTCTCAGCACTGATGGAACAGCAGGTTTGTACAATGTTGCCACCCGTGTTGAGTTCCGTGGACGGGGAATTGGTTCAGCCTTGACAAGACGTGCTCTGCGGGTGGCCAAAGCGCAGGGCATGCACCACGTTGAGCTACAAGCCTCCAAGGACGGCCTATCGATCTATAGGCGTCTGGGCTTTGTTGATGTGGGCCAGTGGCGTGAATTTAAGCCAAGTCTCGGTCGTTGAGCCTGCCCATTTTTCGCCTTTGTGGAAAGCCCACCGGGCACCTGTAGTACGGTATTAAGGTGAGTCTAGGACATGCTCGATCCATGGAAAGAGAGTCGGTGACTTTACTTCCTGAGGGCAACTTCTAAGTCTTTCACATTCTCCTACGATCAAATCTTCGACTTCTTGAACACCTCGAATTGTTTTATTTGCCAATGGTACTTTCAGTTTCTTGACCATAAGTCCTGTTGGCGAGCGCCCAGGTGTATAGGGTGAAAATGGGTTCAGTACCCAGCAGTTTCTTGGAGGGCTTGAAAAAGGGTGTCAGACACGCGAGAACAGTACACGTCTCCTGATGTCCTGGCCAAACGGACCCGCTGCTTCACGGCGCACTTCCCGGAGTTGTGCAGGAACCAGGTGGAACGGCTGCCGCCGATGGTCCTGGCCCTCCTGCAGGCCAAAGACGTCCGGCACGCAGCGCTCGCGGCGCGCTTCTCTGGAAGCGCGCAGACCCGTTCCGTGATCCGCCGTGTGGAACGGGTCTTTGATCGTCACCCCCCCACCCCTGCCGATGTGGCCCGCGCCGTACTCGCTTTGCTGCCACAGGCACGTCCACGCGAGTTCATCATGGACCGCACGAACGGGAAGCATGGCCAGACTGACGTGAACGCCCTCATGCTGGCGGTCCTCTGGCGCGGTGTCGCCGTCCCTCTGCTGTTCGAACTGCTGCCCCATGGGGGCAGCAGTGATGCGGCGTTGCGACAGGCGTTGATGGATGACGCGCTGTGTCTCCTGACCGCGCCGCAGATTCGCGTGCTGTATGCGGATCGTGAGTTCGTCGGGCACGACCCTATTCAGGGGGCGGCGCAGAAGGGCATTCCCATCTGTGTGCGCCTGCGACGCAGGCAGCAAGATAGACGGGTGGACGGCCCAGGACTGGCCAGGACGTCTTCAGACAGGCTTTGCCGGTCTGCTCATCGAGCAGCTTGAGGTCTACGGGCAGCCGATGAACGTCGTCCTGACGTACACGCCGGATGGAGAAGCGCTGATCATTGCGAGCAACACGGGTGCAGTGACCGCCATTCCGGCGCAGTATCGAAAGCGCTTCCGGGTCGAGTGCCTGTTTCGGGCCCTCAAAAGGAGGGGCTCCAAACTGGAGCGCGCGCCTATGACGCTCCACGTGACCGTGGAGCGCCTCCTGTGCCTCCCTACGTCGGGTGCGTTCTGGTCGGCATCCTCGGATCTGCCCAGACAAACAGCATGGTCGCCGGGCGTGGAGCGTCGTCACGCTGGGTCTGCGCGCCCTCGTTCGAGCCATCCGCCAGGAGGCGCACCGCGAAGATGCGCCTCTCCTCCCGCTGATTGACCTCTTGGTCCCGTTCCAGACCCTCACCCGGGAAACTGCCGGGTACTGAGGAAAATGGGAATAGGAAGATGTTGGGAGGAACGCAGAGTTTCTTACTCATGTGCCACCCCGCCTGGTCGAAAGGCCCTGCTGCAGGTTGGTGCTCGGCACAACCTCATCACGCGGCGGACGAAAATCTCGCTTGTGCAGCAAGAGCGACCATCCTGACGAGGTTCTCCGGCAATCAGGGTTCACCGGCGGGTTGGGTTCAGCGTCATGATCCCCAAGAAGATTGAGCTCCACTTGATGGTTGGGCGAGACCAGGCGGTGTGTATTGACGTCAGCCTGTTGCCCGATCACCCCGTGGTTGTCCGGAGCGTCATCATTCGGCAGGAGGCATGGTGGACGTTCAGCTCAGGTGGCGGACGTACCATTCGAATGCTGGACCGTTGACAGCCCTGGTCAAGACGAACGGGACCATGGGTCCGGTAAGTTGTAGGCCGGTCAGTCTGCTGCCTGCAACTCGCGCGGCACGAAGTCGCCGTGTTCCCTCAGCAGGTCGTCCACCAGACTCCAGATCTGACTGAGGTCCAGCTCGGCGGCGGTGTGGGGGTCCAGCATCGCCGCGTGGTAGATATGTTCGCGCCTGCCGGTGACCAGCGCCTCCACCGTCAGGGCCTGCACGTTGATGTTCGTCTGCATCAGGGCGGCGAGCTGCGGGGGTATACGCCCGATGCGGGTAGGCTGGACGCCCTGGCGGTCCACCAGGCAGGGCAGTTCCACTGAGCAGTCGTGCGGCAGGTTGCTGATGAGTCCACCGTCATTCATCACGTTGCCGTACACGACCCGGGGCTGGCCGGTCACCATGCTGTGCAAGATCAGCGAGCCGTACTCCACGCTGCGCTTGACTTCTAGCGGAGCGCCTGGGTCCTGCAACTTCTCGCGCAGGTCCTCCCAGCCGCCAATCTGTGCCTCGCAGCGGCGGGGGTACTCGTCCAGCGGCACGCCGAAGCGTTCGATCAGGTCTTCTCGCCCGCGCTTGATGAAGTACGGCACGTACTCCGCGAAGTGCTCGCTGCTTTCGGTCACGAAGTATCCCAGGCGGCGCAGCATCTCGTAACGCACCCGGTTCCAGGCGGGTGCGCGGCCTTCCTCGGCAATCTGCATCGGGCGCGGGTACAGGTCCTCACCCCTATGCTCGAACTTCAGGTAAAAGGCCATGTGGTTGATCCCTGCGCACAGGAAGTCGGTTTCCTCCACGGGAATGCCGAGGTCCGCTGCGAGTTCCGAGGCCGTGTGCTGCACGCTGTGACACAGGCCTACCGTCTTGATCTGCGACTGCCGCGCCAGTCCGGCGATATTCATCGCCATCGGGTTCACGTAGTTCAGGTGCAGGGTGTCCGGGCACAGGCGCTCCATGTCGCGGCTCATGTCCAGTAGCACCGGCACAGTTCGGAGCGCCCGCATGGGCTCGTGGATGGCTTGCGCTTGACACGCCTTCAGTCGTGAGGAACGGGAACGTCATCCGGCGGACGCGCGGGAGGTGCGTTCTGGGCGAGCATGGCTCATGGTTGGCCCTTCCATTCACCGCCAGACGCACGTGTGCGCCGAGCACCGAACAGTCAGCCGGGCGCGGGCTCCGCATTGCCCCATCTGTCGGTCTCCTATGAGGCCACAGGGGGAAAACCGGCTGCAGCAGCGCGGTCAAGACCTCCTGACTCCCCAGGGACCGGGTGCCACCCAGGCAAAACGGCGCGCCGCCAGGCAGTGAGGCGCTGCCCATTGAGGAGTGCGGCGGGAACCGCCACTGCGTGCGGCCGCACCTCTGTTCCTCCCCTTGACGGCAATTCCGACTTCAACGTACCATCCTTTCAGACCGATTGGTCTGAAAGGAGAGGTGTTGAGCAAGGGCGACC contains:
- a CDS encoding IS630 family transposase gives rise to the protein MDEHRVGLKPLVGKQWSERGKAPTVRVQHRYEWLYISAFVCPQTGESQYWLLPTVNTAAFQAVLDRFALDTQAGKTREIILVLDGAGWHATPQLKCPPGIELVFLPPYSPELQPAERLWSLTDAPLKNRHFETLEDLTVLLAEQCRRLEQQRERIRSLTFFHWWPCITN
- a CDS encoding transposase, translated to MLTSCGRKQHRDNLQVVLSCFLEALGIFRFHASTAKSPGAISRFLNHQRWSLRTLLRVVRQHALDTFQASLGGRCGRPPLMEIIVDTTSIAKEGVFAELDGWIHTLNGIRGLHVVMLYLCCGDLRLPWGFKIWSVLATPSRPDLALRLVQHLPRAIRSRAKQVHLLADAGFGGATFMAGIRALGLEFTVGMRADRLTVSGQQRHHGAAASGLPPRSV
- a CDS encoding RRXRR domain-containing protein, coding for MRSNRVFVLNPDRTPLMPCTAKRARKMPEAGRAAMLPVHHHSQGRVRSPVSSSSL
- a CDS encoding HNH endonuclease codes for the protein MELVSFDTQKMMNPDMEQGEDQKGTRFGTEVRAYLRQKWEDKCAYCGKKGEEVERLAPRSRGGSNRVTNLVWSCRKCNEAKGNLTLEEFLAKKPAVLRRIQQQQQTSLVDSAAVNATKYRLLDELKRFGYPVEMGSGAQTSSNRHQQGYEKAHWVDAACVGPSGEQVRVAPLKPLKVTRRGRGNRQMCGTNKYGFPIRHRSCQKVFFGFQTGNRVWAVVTSGKKAGTYSGRVSVRATGSFKLPQVDGLYHRFFSTLRKGDGYSDSFSERQVRSPPFLPLLQARGGKGAFGEG
- a CDS encoding GNAT family N-acetyltransferase; the protein is MHVLTHYTALAACQPQAQVLDDGQLLVVDSGLASDTFNVITCACLSASQASTRIKKAIQMFGNRPFSWWVGPQDQPAGLPELLVAEGLVHAEDETAMATDLTESTQVSSEPTTLHIRRVVNEEDLFGYAQVIAANWTPPDPEVKRFYGNAVNEVLRPASPVVLLIGCLEDQVVATAELCLSTDGTAGLYNVATRVEFRGRGIGSALTRRALRVAKAQGMHHVELQASKDGLSIYRRLGFVDVGQWREFKPSLGR
- a CDS encoding alpha-glucosidase/alpha-galactosidase (catalyses the hydrolysis of terminal non-reducing alpha-D-galactose residues in alpha-D-galactosides), with translation MRALRTVPVLLDMSRDMERLCPDTLHLNYVNPMAMNIAGLARQSQIKTVGLCHSVQHTASELAADLGIPVEETDFLCAGINHMAFYLKFEHRGEDLYPRPMQIAEEGRAPAWNRVRYEMLRRLGYFVTESSEHFAEYVPYFIKRGREDLIERFGVPLDEYPRRCEAQIGGWEDLREKLQDPGAPLEVKRSVEYGSLILHSMVTGQPRVVYGNVMNDGGLISNLPHDCSVELPCLVDRQGVQPTRIGRIPPQLAALMQTNINVQALTVEALVTGRREHIYHAAMLDPHTAAELDLSQIWSLVDDLLREHGDFVPRELQAAD